The Candidatus Bathyarchaeia archaeon genome segment CATTCATAGATTATCTCCCCTTTTCCCTTCAATTTTCTTACTCTGTCTCTATTAATAAATTTTTCCACAATATAGGCATCTTTCGCTTATTAGTGTGCGAAACCACCTACCATAACTTACGATTCATAGCGTGTCAAAGAATAAGAATAATTTATTGTATGCTAAGGCAGAGAACACACCAATAATAGTTTTGTCTCAATTAAAGGGGGAATCTTGCAAAATTATGAGTAATGAACACGGAAAATTTTTAAATATACTCTTTTCCTTTAGTAAAAGGTGGAGGAAACCCTAATGAAGTGGATAATTATAAGATTGATTCGCGCGTTTTTAACGGCGTTTGTAGTTATCTCTGTAACTTTCTTTTTAATGCGGTTAATGCCAGGTAGCCCGGTAGAAATGACATACTACCATTACATAACTGTTTTAAGACTTGATCCAGAAACAGCTAAAATGCTTGTTAAAGCAGCATATAACATAGATCTCGACTTACCAGTCCATATTCAATATTTGAACTATATGAGTAACCTCTTCACTAGAGGAGATTTAGGCAAATCTATAGCTAGAGGAAGCCCGGTTATTGAAATCATAAGCAATGATCTTCCCTGGAGCCTGTTCACCCTCTCCATTGCCATATTTTCTAGTTTTACCTTAGGCATTTTACTCGGATCATTTTTGGCTTATAGAGGCGGAATACTTGACAGAATACTTACGCAGTTTTTCACGATACTTTCGTGTATTCCATCATATATAATTGGCATAATTCTGATTCTTATTTTTGTGCTGCAATTAGGTGTATTTCCATCAGGGGGTAGAATAAGCCTTGGAATTAAGCCGGGTTTCACTTTAGAATTCATTGCCAATGTATTATGGCATGCAACTCTACCAATCCTATCATATTTGCTGATTTATTTAGGAGGATGGGTACTATCAATGAGAGGAAGCGCGATATCTGTTCTCGGCTCAGATTATGTTTTAGCAGCTGAAGCAAGAGGACTTAAAAAACGTAGAATACTACAAGACTACGTTATGAGAAATGCTATACTGCCATTATTTACCTCACTAATGATATCACTAGGATATATGTTTGGAGGGGCGGTTTTCATAGAGAATTTATTCGCGTATCCTGGCATAGGTTATACGTTGATTTGGGCTCTAAATAATCGAGATTATCCTTTACTCCAAGGAATACTAAATATAATGATTGTTGCGATTATTTTATCAAACTTATTGGCGGATCTATTATATGGTGTTCTAGACCCGCGAGCACGCTCGAGGTGAGAACACATGAGCATCATAAATACGAAGAATTTCAAAAAAATAAAAGTCCCAAAAACTCTTCGCATTTTGGTTAAAAGGAAAAGCGGATTATTTGGACTAATAATCTTGGCAACATTTGTTTTGATGGCCACAATAGGAGTGGAGGTTATTCCTCAAGAAGCTTTAAGGAGAAATCCGGCAAATGCTTTGCTACCTCCATCATTAGAGCACCCACTAGGCACTGATTATGCTGGCCGAGATATATTTGCACAAATAGTGCACGGCTCTCGCAGCGTCCTAATAATATCCTTCTTAGGCGCTCTCTTTACCGTTTTTCTAGGATCACTTATCGGATTAACCTCAGGCTATATGGGCGGAACCGCTGATAAAATTCTTATGGCAATATCTGACGCTTTTCTTACACTTCCAGGCACAATTCTATTTATAGTTTTGGCAGCCATCCTAAGGAGAGTTGACATAATAACTTTTTCTCTTTTACTGAGCATAACCGGATGGGCGGGATTGGCGAGAGCTATAAGGTCGCAGGTGCTTGTAATCAAGGAAAGAGAATTTATAGAAGCTTCCAAGGTCCTCGGATTAAATAAACTACATATAATATTTAATGAAATAATGCCGAATATGCTACCATATATAGGGGTTGCGTTCTCTTTTTCAGTATTAAATTGCCTATATATGACGGTAGGGCTTTTCTTCCTTGGATTAACATGTGAGGGAGTTGGAGTAACAAATTGGGGAATGATGATGAATAATGCATTAGCTAGGGGTGTTTTTCTGCTAAATCCAATGGGTCTAGTTTATCTCTTCACACCTATAATATTCATTATACTTTTGATATTATCCATAATACTGGTTGCTGGGACGAGGGAACTCTTCAATCCTTCGCTGAGAGAGGAAGAATAAACTCGGGTTAGATTAAACTAAAATGAATTCACGGTGGATCAAGCATCTTAATGAAGCCTAAACCTAATGATATGAAAGATTTCTTTGGGAGATTTCTCTCATTATTTGCACTAATTGCCTTTTTGATAGTATTTTTACATTTTTCGAGTCTTCAATCTTTTCATTATAGTTCTTTTGAAAATTTTGTGTGGATGTTTAGATTTTCGGGTGAAGTTAACGCAATATTTTTCAGTAGAGCAAGTAGGAATCTAGGTGACGTTGTTTTCATGATTCTGAGATATATGGGAAAACAATATTTATACATTGTTAAAGCGGAGACAGGTTCTCTTGCTAGATTTATTGATTTAGGGGAACATTCTCAGGTCAACTTTCTACACGTTGACAAATTTTTACGAAAGGATGGTTCCCAGATATTTATAGCTTATCCTTCTAGATGGATTCTCTTGGACTTTAATGGTTCAAGAATTGCGGATACTAGATTACTTAAACCTAGAAAAGTGCTTGAGATAAGCGACTATGATAAAGACGGCATTAAAGAAATCCTCTATTGCGTTTCTTCATTAAATATGTGCAACGTTTATCTAGGCAAATATTTCTCAAATCAGTCAAAAGTAACATTCATCTCTAAATACCTATGCTCCCTAGAAGGGAAAATTGTTCTCGGAGTATTACGAATCAATTACATATTTTTGTTAAGTGACACTGGATGTGTAGCAGAGCTTGGAGGAGACAGTTTTCTTGAAACCTCAATCTCAGGAGAAGGCATAGTTTTAGCAAATATTGGGGATATAGACTGTGATCTAAAGGAGGAGATTATTGTCTGTAGAAAAGGAGGGATTGTAGAGGCATTAGAAATGAGGAATCGTAAAAGAGAATGGGGTTTAAAATTCTCCGCCGAAACATTAGTGATGAAGTCATATCGGCTTACTAGTGATGATGAATACACGTTCGGTTTACTTCATAGCGTTGGCGGCTCTCTTCATTACACATGCTACGTCCTTCTTTTAAAAAGCGAGGAAGATAAAAACTTGAATTTATATGCGGTAAGCGGTAGTAACGGAGAGATCTTATGGAACTATAGAGTTGAGAGACAAGGAACCGAAGAAATTTTAGTTGATACTTTGGACTACAATTTAGACGGGACTTCAGATGTAGTTTTAGGCGTTAAGAATAGTATTTACCTATTAGATGGGAGATACGGTTTTCTTCTTAAAAAAATTCCCTTAAATGAGAAAATTCTGTTTTTAAAGGCATGTGACATAAATGGTGATGGAGAGATGGAAGTTATAATAGGCACACAGAGCAGCATCTTTGCTCTAAGGTTATGATGGATCCTCAGAGGAATCTTTCAATCGAGCACCAACACCCTCTAAATTTATTGGTTTAAACCCTATTTTAAATGCTGGGCTATCTTCTAGCAACGTAAAATCATATTTTCGGATCTCTTTAAATCTTGGATCAGCTATAATAGAGTATGTGTCATATCCGAAATCTCTCCATTCCTCCAAGCTATATTTTCTTCCCTTACTAGACTCCAAAAATATAATTGGTCCTCCTGAAATATCATAGAACAGATTTAGATTGCTTCTGAAATCACGCCTCCAAAATTCTTCCGCATAGCCCCCCACGAATATTGGTGACCCGTTAGTTAAGACAATGTTTCTTTCAAATATGAAAGCTATGTGTTGGGGCTCACCCCTA includes the following:
- a CDS encoding ABC transporter permease; protein product: MKWIIIRLIRAFLTAFVVISVTFFLMRLMPGSPVEMTYYHYITVLRLDPETAKMLVKAAYNIDLDLPVHIQYLNYMSNLFTRGDLGKSIARGSPVIEIISNDLPWSLFTLSIAIFSSFTLGILLGSFLAYRGGILDRILTQFFTILSCIPSYIIGIILILIFVLQLGVFPSGGRISLGIKPGFTLEFIANVLWHATLPILSYLLIYLGGWVLSMRGSAISVLGSDYVLAAEARGLKKRRILQDYVMRNAILPLFTSLMISLGYMFGGAVFIENLFAYPGIGYTLIWALNNRDYPLLQGILNIMIVAIILSNLLADLLYGVLDPRARSR
- a CDS encoding ABC transporter permease, which encodes MSIINTKNFKKIKVPKTLRILVKRKSGLFGLIILATFVLMATIGVEVIPQEALRRNPANALLPPSLEHPLGTDYAGRDIFAQIVHGSRSVLIISFLGALFTVFLGSLIGLTSGYMGGTADKILMAISDAFLTLPGTILFIVLAAILRRVDIITFSLLLSITGWAGLARAIRSQVLVIKEREFIEASKVLGLNKLHIIFNEIMPNMLPYIGVAFSFSVLNCLYMTVGLFFLGLTCEGVGVTNWGMMMNNALARGVFLLNPMGLVYLFTPIIFIILLILSIILVAGTRELFNPSLREEE
- a CDS encoding VCBS repeat-containing protein; its protein translation is MFRFSGEVNAIFFSRASRNLGDVVFMILRYMGKQYLYIVKAETGSLARFIDLGEHSQVNFLHVDKFLRKDGSQIFIAYPSRWILLDFNGSRIADTRLLKPRKVLEISDYDKDGIKEILYCVSSLNMCNVYLGKYFSNQSKVTFISKYLCSLEGKIVLGVLRINYIFLLSDTGCVAELGGDSFLETSISGEGIVLANIGDIDCDLKEEIIVCRKGGIVEALEMRNRKREWGLKFSAETLVMKSYRLTSDDEYTFGLLHSVGGSLHYTCYVLLLKSEEDKNLNLYAVSGSNGEILWNYRVERQGTEEILVDTLDYNLDGTSDVVLGVKNSIYLLDGRYGFLLKKIPLNEKILFLKACDINGDGEMEVIIGTQSSIFALRL